One part of the Aspergillus luchuensis IFO 4308 DNA, chromosome 5, nearly complete sequence genome encodes these proteins:
- the VAS2 gene encoding AP-1 complex subunit sigma (COG:U;~EggNog:ENOG410PN82;~InterPro:IPR016635,IPR022775,IPR011012;~PFAM:PF01217;~antiSMASH:Cluster_5.9;~go_process: GO:0015031 - protein transport [Evidence IEA]) — MAIHYLILLSRQGKVRLAKWFTTLSPKEKAKIIKDVTQLVLSRRTRMCNFLEYKDTKVVYRRYASLFFIAGCASTDNELITLEVVHRYVEQMDKYYGNVCELDIIFNFQKAYFILDELLLAGEMQESSKKNVLRCISQQDSLEDMEDSKEVVNHLAKEGLL, encoded by the exons ATGGCAATCCA CTACTTGATTCTCCTGTCGAGGCAGGGCAAAGTG CGCCTTGCCAAATGGTTCAccactctctctcccaaggagaaggccaagatcaTCAAGGATGTGACCCAGCTGGTTCTGTCGCGTCGCACCCGCATGTGCAATTTCCTCGAATACAAAG ACACCAAGGTCGTTTACCGTCGCTAtgcctccctcttcttcatcgccggTTGTGCATCCACCGATAACGAATTGATCACCCTCGAGGTCGTGCATCGTTACGTCGAGCAGATGGACAAGTACTACGGCAATGTGTGCGAGCTGgatatcatcttcaacttccaAAAGGCATACTTCATCCTTGATGAGCTGTTGCTGGCGGGAGAAATGCAGgagagcagcaagaaaaatgTGTTGAGGTGCATCAGCCAGCAGGACAGTCTGGAAGACATGGAG GATTCCAAGGAAGTCGTCAATCATTTAGCCAAGGAAGGGCTCCTGTGA
- the MAF1 gene encoding RNA polymerase III-inhibiting protein MAF1 (BUSCO:EOG09263FKC;~COG:K;~EggNog:ENOG410PK3A;~InterPro:IPR038564,IPR015257;~PFAM:PF09174;~antiSMASH:Cluster_5.9;~go_process: GO:0016480 - negative regulation of transcription by RNA polymerase III [Evidence IEA]), whose translation MKFLPLPEFEDVTSSLNFDTADCHIVGGCDLYTTKAARADRKLYKNIEQSLESQYESVLRLSASLSPPNASDAAASLNLSRSSPFGPLSDHSSRRTFAYLIATLNASHPDYDFSHVLRPSDFHRERNLKRVMNTIDSTLFNLRPREAIDLTPPSPVTISGSYNAGASSTWGPRMWRVIDEHMSLKECSLYSFSPDEDPSDADDGAIWSLHYFFFNRLRKRVCYLYLRAIPILSHTPSEGLATPTTKRTYDDGYLTPELGSSKRARYWLGEGIELESESDEEASGSKPAHPVVDEYDHYLLSDEEFRSRSGSKGTVRAMSEEIADSMEV comes from the exons atgaag TTTCTTCCTTTGCCCGAGTTCGAAGACGTGACGAGTTCTCTCAATTTCGACACTGCCGATTGTCACATTGTTGGGGGATGCGATCTGTACACTACAAAGGCTGCTCGAGCCGATCGGAAATTGTACAAGAACATTGAACAGTCGCTTGAGTCTCAATATGAATCGGTTCTCCGTCTGTCAGCTTCGCTGTCACCTCCCAACGCATCGGACGCGGCCGCCTCGCTCAACCTGTCCCGGTCGAGTCCTTTCGGTCCCCTGAGCGACCACTCCAGTCGACGAACATTTGCCTATTTGATCGCGACATTAAATGCCAGTCATCCGGATTATGACTTCTCCCATGTGCTGCGCCCATCAGACTTTCATCGTGAACGGAATCTGAAAAGGGTCATGAACACGATCGATTCAACATTGTTCAATCTTCGGCCACGCGAGGCCATTGATCtgacacctccatcccctgtGACGATATCGGGTTCCTACAATGCGGGCGCATCTTCTACGTGGGGGCCGAGAATGTGGAGGGTGATCGATGAACATATGTCTCTGAAGGAGTGCTCCCTCTATTCGTTTTCGCCGGATGAGGATCCGTCGGATGCGGACGATGGAGCAATCTGGAGTCTTCATTACTTCTTTTTCAACCGACTACGGAAACGCGTCTGTTATCTGTATCTACGAGCGATCCCAATCCTGAGCCACACGCCCAGCGAGGGACTTGCCACGCCGACAACGAAGAGAACGTACGACGACGGATACTTGACACCGGAACTTGGCTCGAGCAAGCGGGCCCGCTACTGGCTAGGCGAGGGTATTGAACTCGAGAGCGAaagcgacgaggaagccagTGGGTCGAAACCGGCGCATCCAGTCGTGGACGAATACGACCACTACCTGCTCAGCGATGAGGAGTTTCGCTCCCGATCGGGCAGCAAGGGCACCGTTCGGGCCATGAGCGAGGAAATCGCCGACTCGATGGAGGTCtaa